The Cicer arietinum cultivar CDC Frontier isolate Library 1 chromosome 1, Cicar.CDCFrontier_v2.0, whole genome shotgun sequence genome contains the following window.
AATCCAATCAACAACTTGCCGATCAGGAATGCTCCATATGCGAACCTTAGCATCCAACGATCCGCTAATGAAGTATCTATCATCAACAGGATTAAACTGGATGCAAGTTACTGTACACCAGACAGAAAGCAAATTGAAACGAAAAGATATAATTAGCAAAGAAAAAAGAGGGAGTAAATGTATTGAATTGCTTTGATTGCTAAATTCAACCACCCTATTGGATATTAAAGAACTCCTGTATAAGTATAATTAGTCCTATATGCAGTGAAGatcaatattttgataaaactgTGCCTTGTGCATAATTTGGTTACCCAATCCTAAAAAACAGTATATTGGATTAGATTGGATATGGACATGATGAACTTcaaatctaattcaatttttaGTAGGGAAGAGGCAGAAGAAATTTGATAAAAACACGTGAAGGTATATATGAGCGCTCTGCcatttaatcaatatatatacgCATCAGAGTGGTCTATATGACTTCAACTCAGGTTAAGGGAGTCTAGAGATTAGTGTACTGCAAGATGAAGATgatgtaataattacatttactCACCATAGTCACTGTGTGAAAAAATCTTTAAACAAGATTTGCTAGACAAATGCCACAGCCGCACTGTTTTGTCCATTGAAGATGAGAGCAGGTGCTGTGCAAAATGTGGAATAAAAACATTACAAGGATGATCTAAAAAGACTAGTACTTAATTCATATTTCAAGAATACAAAGAACTGctttatgtaaaatatttaaagttaaaaaagaCTATTCAACAGACATTAATCAAAAaggtatctaaataaataaaccagTAAACCTCCTGCCCCATTGAATAtttccaaaattcaaataaactgTCTGAGCTAGCAATAATATCAATCATTATACTTCATTCCTCAAATTTTAGTTACTAGCAAAGGTGCTCATCTTAGTCCCCCACTAGTGTTACCATAACTATAAGGTATGTCTCAACTCACAAATAGGATGTTATAATGCATTTAGTTTACGTCAGCATCCCCTCCAATGTATGCTGTAGGGAGAAGTTTGGCAAACTAAAAGTATCAGTTCAAAACTTTTGAAGGTCTTTTGTCCCCCTTTCAATAGGATCCAAACCTTTTAAGTTAAATATGGTTTCATAAAACAACATAATTTGGTAAATGTAAACaagtcatttttaaaatttctaacaCAATAGGACAGCTGGGGAGATAAATAAAACTTCCTTTTAGGAGTAAAACGATGGATTACAGCCAACTAAGTTTGGAATTTGTTTTGGGTCAGATCTGACTTCGAAACTGTTTAactaaaaacacatttttataatttcagtTATCATAAAAAAACACAACTTTGAATTTAGCTCCATTGTACTGTATTTATCCATTTTTAAAGTTTAGCAAACAATGAACAAAATTTGCATAAGGAATAATGATAAGTTGACAAAAAAACTCACTCTTCTGTCATAAAGACATCAACATACCATCTAATTAGCACCCCCAAATAACCATCCTAAGTAAGCTACTGACCCAGACACATTCTTTCTGTAGTTTAAGCAGTAAATTTAGCTTCCTATCCTTTATGGGCTATAGACAAGCTAAACTGTCTCTGCATCACAGTTCACTATAGTAAATGCAGTAAAAATTAGATATACCCCAACAGTGATTCATTACAAAGAAAACATTAAATATAAGGAAATCTCTCAACACGCTGCTACCCTATTGTGTGTAAATTGCCTCCCTAAATTTGTTCAGTTTTATGCGCCTTCTTTCCAAGAAATGCCTAGAATCACAATGTAATAACACTAGGAAAAATAAACCATTTTAGTTTATAATCAAAAGTTTATAAACAAATTTGAATCTGATAGATTAGGAGAGAAGAAAAAGATCCAGAAATCTTTTCACTCAGACAGAACATTTCTACTTGTTCCCACAATACATATTTTCAAGACTACAATAATGCAACCCAAAGGAGAATCACCAAAACAAGCAGTAGTCCAGTGCATATCTTGTGCGCTGCACACATACATCTTCCACAACGTGATAACCACAAAACACTAAAGAAAATAGTCTTGGCACGTCCCCCAAACaacataataattaaacaaCACATAAGACATTTTTAACAGTTAAATGTATTCTAATGCAAGTTGGAACCAATATCTGTCTCCTGATGGCTGTTCAGGCACTCAAAAAACTGTTTAGTAAAAGCCAATTTTATCACTTCATCAATTAATAATAGAAAACCAACAATAACAACTTTAATGTGTGTAGATGGATCATTAACAAGATCAGCCAATGTCAATAAAAGAGTGAACAGTAAACTTTGCAAATACACACCAACTCATCGAAAACGCCTCAGGAATACCGAAAACAATAAGACCTATATCTAAAAAACAGAAGCTAACCTGAGACTTAGACCACGAGAGATCAAGCACATCATCTAAATGACCTTGAAAGGAGCAAATGGGTTTCTCAGTAAGTGCAAACACAGTTTCAGGGACAACAAATTGGTCCAAGCTCAACGATTTTCTACTAACGGACGACCTACCCTTTCTCTTCCTTTCGGGAAGATTATCTGCCAAAGGAGACACCAAAGCCGGTTCCGGCGACCCATTAACAAGAAATAACATATTAACATTTACATCTTCGTGTTTCTCCATAAGCAACAACTCCCCTTTCCTCTCAGATTCCACAACCTGCCAAACATGAATCACACAATCCTCACCAGCACTAGCTAGATATTTCCCATCTAAACTAAACTTAATACTCCAAATTGAACCATTATGAGCTTGAATCTCTTGACTCTTAAACAATGCAGTAACCTCTTTACATGATTTCCCATATTGTCTCACTCTAACCCTCTCAGGTCCGTGAAACGAACCGTCCTGACTATCATCGGTAGCCGAACTCGACCTCCTACCACCTTTCTCCGACGAAGTATCCCTCTCGTCACTACTCCGCCGGTCCTTATGACCTGCCATTGAACTAGCaacattcttaatactcttcaACCAACTCCCACCTTTCTTCTTCCCCTTAGAAGAGTTTCCATTACCATTACCATTAGTAACACCACCGCCGCCGCCAGAACCACCGACTCCATCTCCGGTATCCTCGTTATTCTGCCGCCGCATAAGCTCCTGCACAATCGGAGAATGGCCGACCGTCATCTCGAATTCCTCCATAGTCAACTGTCTCCCAGTACCAACCTCCTTCACCTTATTCCACATTCCATCTTCTCTAACCTCCTTCACAACAAACTCCTTTCCATTGTCGAGATCTCTAATGGTACAAGCttcctctttctctttctctttttcaacCTCGTCACATTCAACTTCGCCTGAAACCGCCACCTCCGTCGTATCCGCCGCAGCAGAAGCCGAAGTTCCGGGCAAAAAATCGGCACCGGAATGACTTCTCCTAGAATTCTTCCCGGATGGAGGTTTACCGGGGGATCCGCCGGAATTAGCGGGAAGAGGGTTATTTACAGTGACGGAAttaagagaaagaaaagaagtgTTGTTGTTGGCGTTACCGTTATCGTTAGAATTATTGTTGTAACCGTCAGATTTGGATCGGAACATTGCATTGTGAGGAGGGATAGGGTTTCCACGAGAGAGGGAAGGGTCGGATGAAAGACCTATGGTTTGGAGAAGACGGGTTCGGCGTTCGGATACGGAGGAGGGTTGGGAGATCCATATGTCGTAACTGTTAAGGGCAAAATTGTAAgtagaattattgttattattattattaatattattgttattgttttcttgttcttcttcttcttgg
Protein-coding sequences here:
- the LOC101506788 gene encoding uncharacterized protein encodes the protein MNKAVVASDEEHHQHQQEFFYESHDRLLSLSSSCSCSNSNSDQEEEEQENNNNNINNNNNNNSTYNFALNSYDIWISQPSSVSERRTRLLQTIGLSSDPSLSRGNPIPPHNAMFRSKSDGYNNNSNDNGNANNNTSFLSLNSVTVNNPLPANSGGSPGKPPSGKNSRRSHSGADFLPGTSASAAADTTEVAVSGEVECDEVEKEKEKEEACTIRDLDNGKEFVVKEVREDGMWNKVKEVGTGRQLTMEEFEMTVGHSPIVQELMRRQNNEDTGDGVGGSGGGGGVTNGNGNGNSSKGKKKGGSWLKSIKNVASSMAGHKDRRSSDERDTSSEKGGRRSSSATDDSQDGSFHGPERVRVRQYGKSCKEVTALFKSQEIQAHNGSIWSIKFSLDGKYLASAGEDCVIHVWQVVESERKGELLLMEKHEDVNVNMLFLVNGSPEPALVSPLADNLPERKRKGRSSVSRKSLSLDQFVVPETVFALTEKPICSFQGHLDDVLDLSWSKSQHLLSSSMDKTVRLWHLSSKSCLKIFSHSDYVTCIQFNPVDDRYFISGSLDAKVRIWSIPDRQVVDWIDLHEMVTAACYTPDGQGALVGSYKGSCHLYNTSENKLQQKSQINLQNKKKKSNHKKITGFQFAPGSSSEVLITSADSRIRVVDGVDLVHKFKGFRNASSQISASLTANGKYIVAASEDSHVYIWKNEADCRPNRSKGVTVTQSYEHFHCKDVSVAAPWPGMGDTWDMRDTFSGEQPELDNNNDEITSANHPPTPVEENFGNEGSQSASGYNSPHHATIASATNSYFFDRISATWPEEKLLLAARNQSPRVSMDFSNGVSQKMSAWGMVIVTAGLRGEIRTFQNFGLPLRI